A region from the Stutzerimonas stutzeri genome encodes:
- a CDS encoding cation:proton antiporter family protein, with the protein MIEASWIAFAFVLGLAARSVGLPPLIGYLGAGFTLAGFGEHFGVGPRDSEILAHLAHLGVLLLLFTVGLKLKPSNLLRREVIGGGLLHFAVSSLLVLPVIQFVLDLSWRESLLLAIALSFSSTVLAAKVLEGKRELRAFHGRVAIGVLIIQDLIALVVMSIASGKVPSAWALLVFGLPLLRPLLFRLLDHSGHEELMVLLGLTLALVVGGLGFEYVGLSSELGALAFGAMLAKHKRAIELSNSLWAIKEIFLVGFFLQIGIGGLPDAHAMLFAGAIALLLPLKGALFFFLFLLFRLRARSAFLSAASLTNYSEFGLIVASVVLPQWLTPLAITVALSFVFSAQLNRISHPLYDRLAKRLIPLERNTRHPDEQPVSLGDAQILIMGMGRTGRAAYDHLSKQGWRLVSLDSDPVTVEKSSEKGRQVLFADAEDQMFWESLEMNKVEAVILAMNDAEAKVISTRKLRGKGFEGLIVSHAMYEDIAQQIEEAGADRTYLTMSEAGAGLAENVSRELLANR; encoded by the coding sequence ATGATTGAAGCCAGCTGGATTGCGTTCGCCTTCGTCCTTGGGCTCGCCGCGCGCTCAGTGGGCCTGCCGCCGCTGATCGGCTATCTGGGTGCGGGCTTTACCCTGGCCGGTTTCGGCGAGCATTTCGGCGTCGGCCCGCGGGACAGCGAGATCCTCGCGCACCTCGCCCATCTCGGCGTGCTGCTGTTGCTGTTCACCGTCGGGCTGAAGCTCAAGCCGAGCAATCTGCTGCGCCGCGAGGTCATCGGTGGTGGCTTGCTGCATTTCGCCGTGTCCAGCCTGCTGGTCCTGCCGGTAATCCAGTTCGTGCTGGACCTGAGTTGGCGCGAGAGTTTGCTGCTGGCGATCGCCCTGTCCTTCTCCAGCACCGTGCTGGCGGCCAAGGTGCTCGAGGGCAAGCGCGAGCTGCGCGCGTTCCACGGGCGGGTCGCCATCGGTGTGCTGATCATTCAAGACCTTATCGCCCTGGTGGTGATGAGCATCGCCAGCGGCAAGGTGCCATCGGCCTGGGCGTTGCTGGTGTTCGGCCTGCCGCTGTTGCGACCGTTGCTGTTCCGCCTGCTCGATCACAGCGGCCACGAGGAGCTGATGGTTCTGCTGGGCCTGACCCTGGCGCTGGTGGTGGGCGGGCTCGGCTTCGAGTATGTCGGGCTGAGTTCGGAACTGGGCGCGCTGGCCTTCGGCGCCATGCTGGCCAAGCATAAGCGCGCGATCGAGCTGTCCAACTCACTGTGGGCGATCAAGGAAATCTTCCTGGTCGGTTTTTTCTTGCAGATCGGCATCGGGGGCCTGCCTGATGCCCATGCGATGCTGTTCGCCGGGGCTATCGCGCTGCTACTGCCACTCAAGGGCGCCCTGTTCTTCTTCCTCTTCCTGCTGTTTCGCCTGCGTGCGCGCAGCGCCTTTCTCAGCGCCGCGAGCCTGACCAACTACAGCGAATTCGGCCTGATCGTCGCCAGCGTGGTGCTCCCCCAGTGGCTGACGCCGCTGGCAATCACCGTGGCCCTGTCGTTCGTCTTTTCGGCGCAGCTCAACCGCATCTCCCACCCCCTCTACGATCGGCTGGCCAAACGGCTGATTCCGCTGGAGCGCAACACCCGCCATCCCGACGAGCAACCCGTGTCGCTGGGCGACGCACAGATCCTGATCATGGGCATGGGGCGCACCGGCCGCGCCGCCTATGACCATCTGAGCAAACAGGGTTGGCGACTGGTCAGCCTCGACTCGGACCCTGTGACGGTGGAAAAAAGCAGCGAGAAGGGCCGCCAGGTACTGTTCGCCGACGCCGAGGACCAGATGTTCTGGGAAAGCCTGGAAATGAACAAGGTCGAGGCGGTGATCCTGGCGATGAACGACGCCGAAGCGAAGGTCATTTCCACCCGCAAGCTGCGCGGTAAAGGCTTCGAGGGATTGATCGTCTCGCACGCCATGTACGAGGACATCGCGCAGCAGATCGAAGAAGCCGGCGCCGATCGCACCTACCTGACCATGAGCGAGGCCGGAGCAGGCCTCGCCGAAAATGTCTCGCGAGAGCTGCTGGCCAACCGCTAG
- a CDS encoding nucleobase:cation symporter-2 family protein, with amino-acid sequence MNEVTERETAPAKEQRLPLLQMLLVSFQHVLLMYGGAVAVPLIVGQAAGLSREEIAFLINADLLVAGIATVVQSMGIGPVGIRMPVMMGASFAAVSSMVVMAGMPGVGMPGIFGATIAAGFFGLLFAPFVCKIVRLFPPLVTGTVITAIGLSLFPVAVNWAGGGSGGQFGALPYLGVAAAVLTVILLINQFMRGFWVNVSVLIGMALGYVLAGSLGMVDLSGIDTAPALQVVTPNHFGAPQFMLAPILSMCLVVVIIFVESAGMFLALGKITGHEVDPKQLRRGLLCDAGATFFAGFMNTFTHSSFAQNIGLVQMTGVRSRYVTAVAGLLLISLSLLPKAAFLVASIPAAVLGGASIAMFGMVAATGIKLLQEADIGDRRNQLLVAVSIGLGMVPVVRPEFFAQLPQWMEPITHSGIALATLSAVTLNLLFNVLGGAERQALTGAAQH; translated from the coding sequence ATGAACGAAGTGACCGAGCGGGAAACCGCACCAGCTAAGGAACAGCGGCTACCCCTGCTGCAGATGCTGCTGGTGAGCTTCCAGCACGTGCTGCTGATGTACGGCGGAGCGGTCGCCGTGCCGCTGATCGTGGGCCAGGCGGCCGGGCTGTCACGCGAGGAGATTGCCTTCCTGATCAACGCCGACCTGCTGGTGGCGGGCATCGCCACCGTGGTGCAGTCGATGGGTATCGGCCCGGTGGGCATCCGCATGCCGGTCATGATGGGCGCCAGCTTCGCCGCCGTGAGCAGCATGGTGGTGATGGCCGGCATGCCCGGCGTCGGTATGCCCGGCATCTTCGGTGCGACCATCGCCGCTGGCTTCTTCGGCCTGCTGTTCGCGCCCTTCGTCTGCAAGATCGTCCGCCTGTTTCCTCCGCTGGTAACGGGCACCGTGATCACCGCCATCGGTCTTTCGCTGTTCCCGGTCGCAGTGAACTGGGCGGGCGGCGGCAGCGGCGGCCAGTTCGGCGCCCTGCCCTATCTCGGCGTCGCCGCCGCCGTGCTGACGGTAATCCTGCTGATCAACCAGTTCATGCGCGGCTTCTGGGTGAACGTCTCGGTCTTGATCGGCATGGCCCTGGGTTACGTGCTGGCCGGTAGCCTGGGCATGGTCGATCTGTCTGGAATCGACACCGCTCCCGCACTGCAGGTGGTGACGCCGAATCACTTCGGCGCGCCGCAATTCATGCTCGCGCCCATTCTGTCGATGTGCCTGGTGGTGGTGATCATCTTCGTCGAGTCGGCCGGCATGTTCCTGGCGCTGGGCAAGATCACCGGACACGAGGTCGACCCCAAGCAGCTGCGCCGCGGCCTGTTGTGCGATGCCGGCGCGACCTTTTTCGCCGGTTTCATGAATACCTTCACCCATTCCTCGTTCGCCCAGAATATCGGCCTGGTGCAGATGACCGGTGTGCGCAGTCGCTACGTCACAGCGGTCGCCGGCCTGTTGCTGATCAGCCTGAGCCTGCTGCCTAAGGCCGCCTTTCTGGTCGCCTCGATTCCCGCAGCGGTGCTGGGCGGCGCCAGCATCGCCATGTTCGGCATGGTCGCGGCGACCGGCATCAAGCTCCTGCAGGAGGCCGATATCGGCGATCGTCGCAACCAGTTGCTAGTGGCCGTAAGCATCGGCCTGGGGATGGTCCCGGTGGTGCGCCCCGAGTTCTTCGCTCAGCTGCCGCAATGGATGGAGCCGATCACCCACAGCGGTATCGCCCTGGCGACGCTCAGCGCGGTGACGCTGAACCTGTTGTTCAACGTACTCGGCGGCGCCGAACGCCAGGCGCTGACCGGCGCGGCGCAGCACTGA
- a CDS encoding urate hydroxylase PuuD — MEAHLTEWLNLSIRWIHMIVGIAWIGASFYFVWLENNLNRANPRDGLSGDLWAIHGGGIYHLEKYKLAPPQMPDNLHWFKWEAYTTWLSGVTLLMVVYYLNPSLYLIAPGSDMAPAMAIAIGFGSLIVGWFVYDLLCDSPLGKQPALLGLVLFVLVIFAAWAYSQVFSGRAAYIHTGALIGTIMVGNVFRIIMPAQRALVAAIEQNRTPDPVLPAKGLLRSRHNNYFTLPVLFIMISNHFPSTYGSQYNWAILAGISVLAVLVRHYFNTRHDSNRFAWALPAAAVGMICLAFVTAPSRQGGVPNAVPTSPREQSIEAQQAAAAPAEQAGNSQFAEVHRIINERCAVCHSAQPSSPMFSAAPAGVMFDTPEQIRQQAAKIHAQAVASQIMPLGNMTHMTQEERDLLGAWIDKGAPIN, encoded by the coding sequence GTGGAAGCACATCTGACCGAATGGTTGAACCTGAGTATTCGCTGGATTCATATGATCGTCGGCATCGCCTGGATCGGTGCCTCGTTCTACTTCGTCTGGCTGGAAAACAACCTTAACCGCGCCAACCCCCGCGACGGCCTCTCGGGCGACCTCTGGGCGATCCATGGTGGCGGTATCTACCACCTGGAAAAGTACAAGCTGGCCCCGCCGCAGATGCCGGACAACCTCCACTGGTTCAAGTGGGAGGCCTACACCACCTGGCTGTCGGGCGTGACCCTGCTGATGGTGGTCTACTACCTCAACCCTTCGCTGTACCTGATCGCGCCCGGCAGCGACATGGCCCCGGCCATGGCGATCGCCATCGGTTTCGGCTCGCTGATCGTCGGCTGGTTCGTCTACGACCTGCTCTGCGATTCGCCGTTGGGCAAGCAACCGGCGCTGCTCGGTCTGGTGCTGTTCGTCCTGGTGATCTTCGCCGCCTGGGCCTACTCGCAGGTGTTCAGCGGGCGTGCGGCCTACATCCACACCGGCGCGTTGATCGGCACCATCATGGTCGGCAACGTGTTCCGCATCATCATGCCGGCCCAGCGCGCGCTGGTTGCCGCCATCGAGCAGAACCGCACGCCGGATCCGGTGCTGCCGGCCAAGGGTCTGTTGCGTTCGCGCCACAACAACTACTTCACCCTGCCGGTGCTGTTCATCATGATCAGCAACCACTTCCCGAGCACCTACGGCAGCCAGTACAACTGGGCGATCCTGGCCGGCATCTCGGTACTCGCCGTACTGGTTCGTCACTACTTCAACACCCGTCATGACAGCAACCGCTTCGCCTGGGCCCTGCCAGCCGCTGCGGTCGGCATGATCTGCCTGGCATTCGTCACCGCGCCCAGCCGCCAGGGTGGCGTACCCAACGCCGTGCCTACCAGCCCTCGCGAGCAGAGCATCGAGGCCCAACAGGCCGCCGCCGCGCCCGCCGAGCAAGCCGGTAATAGCCAGTTCGCCGAAGTTCATCGGATCATCAACGAGCGCTGTGCCGTGTGCCACTCCGCTCAACCGAGCAGCCCGATGTTCAGCGCGGCGCCTGCCGGCGTGATGTTCGATACGCCCGAGCAGATCCGCCAGCAGGCCGCGAAGATCCATGCGCAAGCGGTAGCGAGCCAGATCATGCCGCTGGGCAACATGACCCACATGACCCAGGAAGAGCGCGACCTGCTCGGTGCCTGGATCGACAAGGGTGCTCCGATCAACTGA
- a CDS encoding ureidoglycolate lyase → MRTLKIEPLTKEAFAPFGDVIETEGSDYFMINNGSTRRYHKLATVETAQPDDQAIISIFAADALEMPLVIRMLERHPQGSQAFIPLLGNPFLVVVAPLGDAPVPEHVRAFRSNGRQGVNYHRGVWHHPVLTIEKRDEFLVVDRSGSGNNCDEHFFTEDELVLLDPHRDSE, encoded by the coding sequence ATGCGCACACTCAAGATCGAACCGTTGACCAAGGAAGCCTTCGCCCCCTTCGGCGATGTCATCGAAACCGAAGGCAGTGACTATTTCATGATCAACAACGGGTCTACCCGCCGCTACCACAAGCTGGCGACGGTGGAGACCGCGCAGCCGGACGATCAGGCCATCATCAGCATCTTCGCCGCCGACGCGCTGGAAATGCCGCTGGTCATCCGCATGCTCGAACGTCATCCGCAGGGCAGCCAGGCTTTCATTCCGCTGCTCGGCAACCCCTTTCTGGTCGTGGTCGCGCCACTTGGCGATGCACCTGTACCGGAACACGTCCGCGCCTTCCGCAGCAACGGCAGGCAGGGCGTCAATTACCACCGCGGCGTCTGGCACCACCCGGTGCTGACGATCGAAAAGCGGGATGAATTCCTGGTGGTCGATCGCAGCGGTTCTGGCAACAACTGCGACGAGCATTTTTTCACCGAGGATGAGCTGGTACTCCTCGACCCCCACCGGGACTCCGAGTAA
- the alc gene encoding allantoicase encodes MKRYAAPFEKYVNLADARLGTRALSVTDDWFADVNRLFQPTPAVWKEGVFDDNGKWMDGWESRRKRFEGYDHAVIRLGVPGTIKGVDIDTSFFTGNFPPSASLEACFLAEGDPDDSTAWTEVLPAVELKGDSHHYHEIAFDKPVSHLRFNIYPDGGVARLRVHGIPYRDWSTVGDNEQLDLASALNGGRALACSDEHFGRMSNILNPGRGVNMGDGWETARRRTPGNDWVIVALGTPGEIERIVVDTLHFKGNYPDSCSIQAAYVKGGTDSQIETQSLFWRELLPSQKLQMHAEHEFSEQIAKLGPITHVRLNIFPDGGVSRLRLFGKAVK; translated from the coding sequence ATGAAGCGCTACGCCGCACCGTTCGAGAAATACGTCAACCTGGCCGACGCCCGCCTGGGCACCCGCGCCCTTTCGGTCACCGACGACTGGTTCGCCGACGTCAACCGGCTGTTCCAGCCGACGCCGGCCGTTTGGAAAGAAGGCGTGTTCGATGACAACGGCAAGTGGATGGATGGCTGGGAATCGCGTCGCAAGCGTTTCGAAGGCTACGACCACGCGGTGATTCGCCTCGGCGTGCCGGGAACGATCAAGGGTGTCGACATCGACACCAGCTTCTTCACCGGCAACTTCCCGCCGTCCGCCTCGCTGGAGGCCTGCTTCCTCGCCGAGGGCGATCCGGACGACTCAACGGCCTGGACCGAAGTGCTTCCGGCCGTCGAACTCAAGGGTGACAGCCACCACTATCACGAGATCGCGTTCGACAAGCCGGTCAGCCACCTGCGCTTCAACATCTACCCCGACGGCGGCGTTGCCCGTCTGCGCGTACACGGCATCCCGTACCGCGACTGGAGCACCGTCGGCGATAACGAGCAGCTCGACCTCGCCTCGGCGCTCAATGGTGGCCGCGCGCTGGCGTGCTCCGACGAGCACTTCGGCCGCATGAGCAACATCCTCAACCCGGGCCGCGGCGTGAACATGGGCGACGGCTGGGAAACCGCACGTCGGCGCACGCCGGGCAACGACTGGGTCATCGTCGCGCTGGGCACGCCTGGCGAGATCGAGCGGATCGTCGTCGATACCTTGCACTTCAAGGGCAACTACCCGGACAGCTGCAGCATCCAGGCGGCGTACGTCAAAGGCGGCACCGACAGCCAGATCGAGACCCAAAGCCTGTTCTGGCGCGAGTTGCTGCCGAGCCAGAAGCTGCAGATGCACGCCGAGCACGAGTTCAGCGAACAGATCGCCAAGCTTGGCCCGATCACCCACGTGCGCCTGAACATCTTCCCGGACGGTGGCGTCAGCCGTCTGCGGTTGTTTGGCAAGGCCGTGAAGTAA
- the uraD gene encoding 2-oxo-4-hydroxy-4-carboxy-5-ureidoimidazoline decarboxylase: MTPFKTIKPSTLDRDAFIATFADVYEHSPWVADTVYQAGVDESLDYVEVMHERMSQAMLSAPHDTQLALINAHPDLAGKAAVRGELTASSTAEQAGAGIHECTAEEFARFTELNQAYKDKFGFIFIMAVKGSNRHQILAAFEERMHNTPEQEFARALAEINKIALFRLQTM; encoded by the coding sequence ATGACCCCGTTCAAGACCATCAAGCCGTCCACCCTGGACCGCGACGCCTTCATCGCCACGTTCGCCGATGTCTACGAGCATTCGCCGTGGGTCGCCGATACCGTTTACCAGGCAGGTGTGGACGAGTCGTTGGACTACGTCGAGGTGATGCACGAGCGCATGTCGCAGGCCATGCTCTCGGCTCCGCACGACACCCAACTGGCGCTGATCAACGCTCACCCGGACCTCGCTGGCAAGGCGGCCGTACGCGGCGAGCTGACGGCATCGAGCACCGCCGAACAGGCCGGCGCCGGCATTCACGAATGTACCGCGGAAGAATTCGCCCGCTTCACCGAGCTGAACCAGGCCTACAAGGACAAGTTCGGCTTCATCTTCATCATGGCGGTCAAGGGCAGCAATCGGCACCAGATCCTCGCCGCCTTCGAAGAACGCATGCACAACACGCCCGAGCAGGAGTTCGCACGCGCCCTGGCTGAAATCAACAAGATCGCGTTGTTCCGCCTGCAAACGATGTAG
- the puuE gene encoding allantoinase PuuE, protein MSADYSRDLIGYAENPPHPQWPSDARIALSFVLNYEEGGERCVLHGDNESEAFLSEMVSAQPLQGVRNMSMESLYEYGSRAGVWRLLKLFRKHDIPLTIFAVAMAAQRHPDVIKAMVADGHEICSHGYRWIDYQYMDEEQEREHMLEAIRILTDITGERPLGWYTGRTGPNTRRLVREEGGFLYDSDTYDDDLPYWDPESTPDKPHLVIPYTLDTNDMRFTQVQGFNTGDDFYTYLKDAFDVLYAEGCEGAPKMLSIGMHCRLLGRPARLAALQRFIEYVKGHEQVWFARRVDIARHWHTTHPLTQERS, encoded by the coding sequence GTGAGCGCCGACTACTCCCGTGACCTCATCGGCTACGCCGAGAACCCACCCCATCCGCAATGGCCGAGCGATGCCCGTATCGCATTGTCCTTCGTGCTCAACTACGAAGAAGGCGGCGAGCGCTGCGTGCTGCACGGCGATAACGAATCCGAAGCCTTTCTCTCCGAAATGGTTTCAGCCCAGCCGTTGCAGGGCGTGCGCAACATGAGCATGGAGTCGCTCTACGAGTACGGTAGCCGCGCCGGCGTCTGGCGTCTGCTCAAGTTGTTTCGCAAACATGACATACCGCTGACCATCTTCGCGGTGGCCATGGCCGCACAGCGTCATCCGGACGTGATCAAGGCGATGGTGGCCGACGGTCACGAGATCTGCAGCCACGGCTATCGCTGGATCGACTATCAGTACATGGACGAGGAGCAGGAGCGCGAGCACATGCTCGAGGCCATCCGCATCCTCACCGACATCACCGGCGAGCGTCCGCTGGGCTGGTACACCGGCCGCACCGGTCCGAACACCCGCCGGCTGGTCCGCGAGGAAGGTGGCTTCCTCTACGATTCCGACACCTACGACGATGACCTGCCCTATTGGGATCCGGAATCGACCCCGGACAAGCCGCACCTGGTGATCCCCTATACCCTGGACACCAACGACATGCGCTTCACTCAGGTGCAGGGCTTCAACACGGGCGACGACTTCTATACCTACCTCAAGGACGCCTTCGACGTGCTCTATGCCGAAGGCTGCGAGGGCGCGCCAAAAATGCTGTCCATCGGGATGCACTGCCGCCTGCTGGGTCGCCCGGCGCGTCTGGCGGCGCTGCAGCGCTTCATCGAGTACGTCAAGGGTCACGAGCAGGTGTGGTTCGCCCGCCGCGTCGACATCGCCCGCCACTGGCACACGACCCACCCTCTGACCCAGGAACGCAGCTAA
- the uraH gene encoding hydroxyisourate hydrolase, with translation MGRLTTHVLDAAHGCPGSDIRIELYRVEGERLELITTRQTNADGRCDSPLLEGDTYRSGVYQLQFSAGDYYRGRGVALPEPAFLDVVVLRFGISAEQDHYHVPLLISPYSYSTYRGS, from the coding sequence ATGGGACGTTTGACTACTCATGTACTGGATGCTGCCCATGGTTGCCCGGGCAGTGACATCCGCATCGAACTCTACCGGGTCGAGGGCGAACGCCTCGAACTGATCACCACCCGGCAAACCAACGCCGATGGCCGTTGTGATTCACCTTTGCTTGAGGGCGACACCTACCGCTCCGGTGTCTACCAGCTGCAATTCTCGGCCGGCGACTACTACCGTGGCCGTGGCGTCGCGCTGCCCGAACCGGCTTTCCTGGACGTCGTGGTGCTGCGCTTCGGCATCAGCGCCGAGCAGGATCACTACCACGTGCCCTTGTTGATTTCGCCGTATAGCTACTCGACCTATCGGGGTAGCTGA
- a CDS encoding LysE family translocator has protein sequence MSLETWLLFSSAALVVILIPGPLSLLMISNSLNYGLRRSWPAFVGGVSASICLLSASALGLGALLLASEQVFGVLKIIGAFYLFYLAWQSWQASRQPSSGPSVTTAEVSPRFRQLFWRAFGLGASNPKDILFFAAFLPQFLSADRPFLPQLLVMILTWAVLDLCCKLAYGLGAHGAARHLRTGRGQVWFNRTSTALFGGAGAVSLMSR, from the coding sequence ATGAGCCTGGAAACCTGGTTGCTGTTCTCGAGCGCAGCGTTGGTGGTCATTCTGATCCCCGGCCCGCTGTCGCTGCTGATGATCAGTAACAGTCTCAACTATGGGCTGCGGCGCTCCTGGCCGGCATTCGTCGGCGGGGTCAGCGCCTCGATCTGTCTGCTCAGCGCATCGGCGCTGGGGCTCGGCGCCCTGCTGCTGGCGTCGGAACAGGTATTCGGCGTTTTGAAGATCATCGGCGCCTTCTACCTGTTCTATCTCGCCTGGCAGAGCTGGCAGGCATCACGCCAACCCTCCAGCGGGCCCAGCGTGACGACTGCCGAGGTCAGCCCGCGCTTTCGCCAATTGTTCTGGCGCGCGTTCGGCCTGGGCGCGAGCAACCCGAAAGACATTCTGTTTTTCGCAGCCTTCCTGCCGCAGTTTCTCAGTGCGGATCGGCCGTTCCTGCCGCAATTGCTGGTGATGATTCTGACCTGGGCGGTGCTGGACCTGTGCTGCAAGCTGGCCTACGGGCTGGGGGCGCATGGGGCGGCGCGCCACCTGCGAACGGGCCGCGGGCAAGTGTGGTTCAACCGCACCAGTACGGCCCTGTTTGGAGGGGCCGGGGCGGTTTCGTTGATGAGTCGGTGA
- a CDS encoding NCS2 family permease, translating to METTKQEQPTLGLQPTQLGLLDRFFKLSAHRTNIKTELLAGLTTFVTMAYIIFVNPNIMANAGVDHGAAFVATCIGAALGCFLMGLYANWPVGLAPGMGLNAFFTYTVVGEMGYSWQIALGAVFISGVLFMIMSLSRIREWLLNSIPMSLRFAMGAGVGLFLGLIGLKTAGIVVDSPATLLTMGSFGEPATLLAAVCFLMIAVLSHRNVFGAILLSMLVVTGIGWAMGLVEYNGLISMPPSLAPTWLAMDIAGALNLAMVSVILAFLFVNMFDTAGTLMGVAHRANLVDEDGKIQNLSRALKADSTSSVVGAFVGCPPVTSYVESASGVAAGGRTGLTAVTVGALFLIAMFFAPLAGMIPAYATAGALIYVAMLMMSGLAHIDWKDHTDTIPAIVTVVMMPLTFSIANGIAMGFLTYATLKLLTGQRDKVSLSLYVLCIVFIAKFAFL from the coding sequence GTGGAAACCACCAAGCAGGAACAGCCCACCCTCGGCCTGCAGCCCACGCAACTCGGCCTGCTAGACCGATTCTTCAAACTCAGCGCACATCGCACCAATATAAAGACCGAGCTTTTGGCGGGCCTGACGACTTTCGTCACCATGGCCTACATCATCTTCGTCAACCCCAACATCATGGCCAACGCGGGCGTCGACCATGGCGCCGCGTTCGTCGCCACGTGCATCGGTGCTGCGCTCGGCTGCTTCCTCATGGGCCTGTATGCCAACTGGCCAGTGGGCCTGGCACCGGGCATGGGGCTCAACGCGTTCTTCACCTACACAGTGGTCGGCGAGATGGGTTATAGCTGGCAGATCGCCCTGGGTGCGGTGTTCATCTCTGGCGTGCTGTTCATGATCATGAGCCTGTCTCGGATCCGTGAATGGCTGCTCAACAGCATCCCGATGAGCCTGCGCTTTGCCATGGGCGCCGGGGTCGGTCTGTTCCTCGGGCTTATCGGCCTGAAAACCGCCGGTATCGTTGTCGACAGCCCCGCCACGCTGCTGACCATGGGCTCGTTCGGCGAACCCGCCACGCTGCTGGCCGCGGTCTGCTTCCTGATGATTGCCGTACTCAGCCATCGCAACGTCTTCGGCGCGATCCTGCTGAGCATGCTGGTAGTCACCGGCATTGGCTGGGCCATGGGCCTGGTCGAGTACAACGGCCTGATCTCGATGCCGCCGAGTCTGGCGCCGACCTGGCTGGCGATGGACATCGCCGGTGCGCTGAACCTGGCGATGGTCAGCGTGATTCTGGCGTTCCTCTTCGTGAACATGTTCGATACCGCCGGCACGCTGATGGGCGTCGCGCACCGTGCGAATCTGGTGGACGAGGACGGCAAGATCCAGAACCTCTCCCGCGCGCTGAAAGCCGACAGCACCTCCAGCGTCGTCGGCGCCTTCGTCGGCTGCCCGCCGGTCACCAGCTACGTGGAAAGTGCTTCAGGCGTTGCCGCAGGCGGACGCACCGGACTTACCGCCGTGACCGTCGGGGCGTTGTTCCTGATCGCGATGTTCTTCGCCCCGCTGGCCGGCATGATCCCCGCCTATGCCACAGCGGGTGCGCTGATCTACGTCGCCATGCTGATGATGAGCGGCCTGGCCCACATCGACTGGAAGGATCACACCGACACCATCCCGGCAATCGTGACCGTGGTGATGATGCCGCTGACATTTTCCATCGCCAACGGTATCGCGATGGGCTTTCTGACCTACGCAACGCTCAAGCTGCTGACCGGGCAACGCGACAAGGTCTCGCTTAGCCTTTATGTCCTGTGCATCGTCTTCATCGCCAAGTTCGCCTTCCTCTAA
- a CDS encoding GntR family transcriptional regulator: protein MNEQLQPLKKPSRNGKVRTGTQDDIVYAHIFDAILEQRLAPGTKLSEEALGEIFGVSRTIIRRALSRLAHEGVVLLRPNRGAVVASPSVEEARQIFFARRLVERAITELAVQHASADQLGELRQMVTDEQDCFARGDRGAGIRLSGEFHLKLAEAAKNAPLVSFQRSLVSQTSLIIAQYESGNRSHCSFDEHNELIDAIAARDSEKAVRLMMHHMDHIDSKLNLDEDSASDDLHAVFSHLTLPKKKPRLANRKA from the coding sequence ATGAACGAACAGTTGCAGCCTCTGAAAAAGCCGTCACGAAACGGCAAGGTCCGCACCGGGACCCAGGACGACATCGTTTACGCCCACATCTTCGATGCAATTCTCGAACAGCGACTGGCGCCGGGCACCAAGCTCAGCGAAGAGGCGTTGGGCGAGATCTTCGGCGTCAGCCGCACCATCATCCGTCGCGCGCTGTCACGGCTCGCCCATGAAGGTGTGGTGTTGCTGCGGCCCAACCGCGGCGCGGTGGTTGCCAGTCCGAGCGTCGAAGAAGCACGGCAGATCTTCTTTGCGCGTCGGCTGGTCGAGCGCGCCATTACCGAACTGGCGGTGCAACATGCCAGCGCCGATCAGCTCGGCGAGTTGCGGCAGATGGTGACCGACGAGCAGGACTGCTTCGCCCGAGGCGATCGCGGCGCCGGGATTCGTCTTTCCGGAGAGTTCCATTTGAAGCTGGCCGAGGCGGCGAAGAATGCGCCCTTGGTGAGTTTCCAGCGCAGCCTGGTATCGCAGACTTCGCTGATCATCGCTCAATACGAAAGCGGTAACCGCTCGCATTGCTCCTTTGACGAGCACAACGAGCTGATCGACGCCATCGCCGCGCGTGACAGCGAGAAGGCGGTGCGCCTGATGATGCACCACATGGATCATATCGACAGCAAGCTAAACCTCGATGAAGACAGCGCATCGGATGACCTCCACGCGGTGTTCTCGCACCTGACCCTGCCCAAGAAAAAGCCGCGTCTGGCCAATCGCAAGGCGTAG